A genomic window from Quercus lobata isolate SW786 chromosome 10, ValleyOak3.0 Primary Assembly, whole genome shotgun sequence includes:
- the LOC115963814 gene encoding uncharacterized protein LOC115963814 isoform X2 translates to MIAPIWKTMSSPRSTIFHLLSYRIAGSQIGLISKTKTKSGSWQEVSFGKIIELMTTVAKALQKIANLMTTDAKALQFLYVFSNAGQLVRF, encoded by the exons ATGATTGCCCCAATTTGGAAGACAATGAGCAGTCCAAGATCGACCATATTCCATTTGTTGTCATACAGGATAGCGG GCAGCCAGATTGGTCTGATTTCGAAGACGAAGACTAAATCAGGAAGCTGGCAAGAAGTTTCTTTTGGGAAAATAATTGAGTTGATGACAACTGTTGCCAAGGCGCTTCAG AAAATAGCGAACTTGATGACAACTGATGCCAAGGCACTTCAG TTCCTCTACGTTTTCTCAAATGCTGGCCAGTTGGTGAGGTTCTAA
- the LOC115963814 gene encoding uncharacterized protein LOC115963814 isoform X3, with translation MIAPIWKTMSSPRSTIFHLLSYRIAGSQIGLISKTKTKSGSWQEVSFGKIIELMTTVAKALQKIANLMTTDAKALQKTKP, from the exons ATGATTGCCCCAATTTGGAAGACAATGAGCAGTCCAAGATCGACCATATTCCATTTGTTGTCATACAGGATAGCGG GCAGCCAGATTGGTCTGATTTCGAAGACGAAGACTAAATCAGGAAGCTGGCAAGAAGTTTCTTTTGGGAAAATAATTGAGTTGATGACAACTGTTGCCAAGGCGCTTCAG AAAATAGCGAACTTGATGACAACTGATGCCAAGGCACTTCAG AAAACTAAACCTTAG
- the LOC115963814 gene encoding uncharacterized protein LOC115963814 isoform X1, with product MIAPIWKTMSSPRSTIFHLLSYRIAGSQIGLISKTKTKSGSWQEVSFGKIIELMTTVAKALQKIANLMTTDAKALQLLCMREKKSSEIFSTKPTTFKPTLEGCYNSRF from the exons ATGATTGCCCCAATTTGGAAGACAATGAGCAGTCCAAGATCGACCATATTCCATTTGTTGTCATACAGGATAGCGG GCAGCCAGATTGGTCTGATTTCGAAGACGAAGACTAAATCAGGAAGCTGGCAAGAAGTTTCTTTTGGGAAAATAATTGAGTTGATGACAACTGTTGCCAAGGCGCTTCAG AAAATAGCGAACTTGATGACAACTGATGCCAAGGCACTTCAG ttgctgtgtatgagagagaagaagagttCAGAAATTTTTTCTACAAAACCAACTACGTTCAAGCCAACATTGGAAGGTTGTTATAATTCCCGATTTTGA